CAGGCCCAGGGGCTGTTGGGGCGGCAGCGCTTCCAACAGCCTTTGGGGGAGCCCCAGATCGAGGCGCCGCAGCTCCCCCACCCAGGCCAGGGCGGTGTCCTGCACCAACCCCTGCTTGATCAGTCCGAGGGTGTAGGTGGTCTGGGCGCAGGCGGCGACGCGGCCCAGGAGCTGGCCGCTGTCGGCGCAGAGGCCACTGGGCCCATCGATCGCCACCAGGCGGCCGGGCCGCCGGCGCTGACGCTGCTCCAGCAGCACCTCGATTGACGGGTCCAACGGCCGGCTCTGGCCGATGCCGAACAGGCCATCAATCCAAAGGTTGTCCTCGGCCGGATCGGGGGCGGCGCTGAGCCGCTCAATCCCCAGCCACAGGGCGTACTCCAGGTGGCGGGCGGTGAGCGGCTTGTGGCGCTCGAACGGGCTCCAGAACCGCACCGGAATACCTGCCTGGTGCAACTCCCGGGCCACCACCAGGGCGTCGCCGCCGTTGTGGCCGGGGCCCACCAGCACCGTCACCCCCTGCTTCAGCCGCGAGGGCGCACTCAACAGCGCCGCCGTGATCGCCAGGGCCGCCTTCTCCATCAGCGCCTCCACCGGCAGCCCATGGGCGAACAGGTCCGCTTCGATCGCCGCCATCTGGGCCGAGCTCGCCAGCAGATGGGCGGCATCCCGCCGGGGCCAGGGGGGGTGGGGCGCACGCATGGTGGGGAGACCTTCAGACAGGGGACCAGTCCCGGTTCCATGATGGGAACTCCCAGGCGCTTCGATTTGACCACCGCTTCCCTGCCCTCGGTGTTTTCGAGCCCCGCCGCCACACGGGCCGGGGCGGAGGCCCTGGCGCGCCTGGCCGCCTGGCCCGGGGAGCAGCGGGTGGCGGTGGGCCTCTCCGGCGGTGTGGACAGCTCCCTCACCGCCGCCCTGCTGGTGCAGGCGGGCTGGCAGGTGGAGGGCCTCACCCTCTGGCTGATGAGCGGCAAGGGGGCCTGCTGCGCCGAAGGGCTGGTGGATGCCGCCGGCATCTGTGAGCAGCTGGGGGTGCCCCACCACGTGGTCGATTCCCGCGAGCGCTTCCGCGAGCAGATCGTTGATTTCCTCGTGGCGGGCTACGGCGAAGGGGTGACCCCCCTGCCCTGCTCCCGCTGCAACCGGGAGGTGAAATTCGCCCCGATGCTGGGGTGGGCCAGGGCCGAGCTGGGCATCGGTCGCCTCGCCACCGGTCACTACGCCCGCACGCGCCCGGCCGAGCAGGCCGCCAACGGCCGCACCCAGCTGCTGCGCGGCCTCGACGCCCACAAGGACCAGAGCTATTTCCTCTACGGCCTCTCCCAGGAGGTGCTCGCCGCTCTGGTGTTTCCGCTTGGCGAACTCACCAAGGCCGACACCCGCGCCGAGGCGGAGCGCTACGGCCTGCGCACCGCCGCCAAGCCCGAAAGCCAGGACCTCTGCCTGGCGGACCACCACGGCTCGATGAAGGCGTTCCTGGATGCCTACCTGCCGCCGCGCCCAGGGGAGATCGTGCTCGCTGACGGCACCGTGCTGGGCAGCCACGACGGCATCGAGCACTTCACCATCGGCCAGCGCAAGGGTCTGGGGGTGGCCTGGAGCCAGCCCCTGCACGTGGTGCGCCTCGACGGGGCCCTCAACCGGGTGGTGGTCGCCCCCCGGGCCGAGGCGGCCCGCTCCTCCTGCCAGCTCGACGAACTCAACTGGGTGTCGATCGAGGCTCCGGGCAAGCCCCTGGAGGTGGAGGTGCAGGTGCGCTACCGCAGCGCTCCGGAGCCCGCCCGACTGACCCCCGGCGGAGAGGGCCGCTGGACGCTGGAGTTCAGCGAGCCCCAGTTCTCGATCACCCCGGGCCAGGCGGCGGTGTTCTACGAAGGTGAGTGCCTGCTGGGGGGCGGACTGATCCAGCGCTGAGCCGCTGGCTCCTGGTGCCTCACCAGTGGGGATCGGCGGCCAGCGCCACCTGCAGCCGGCCGCTGCGGGCTGAGGGCACCGTGGCGATGCAGGCCCGCACGACGCGGCCATTGACCTCGATCTCGCAGGCACCGCAGCTGCCCGCCAGGCAACCGGTGGGAATGTTCAGGCCCGCCTCGGCCGCCGCCGGCAGCCAGTCCCGGCCCACCTGCACCGGGCCCCGGACTCCCCCAGGCCAGGTCACCTCGATGGTGGCCTTCTCCCCCATGGCGGTTGGTGCTGCGCAACACAGCTGCATCATCGGCGCTGCTCAGCCTGGGGGGCTCAGGGGGGACCCAGCAGGGGCCCCAGGTCCACGTGTGCTTCGAAGGCATCCGCCAGTCGATCCAGCAGGGCCTCCAGCTGGCGGCCGTGGTGGGGCTGCCGCTCGCTCAGGGGGGGGAGCCCTCGTCGCTCGCGCAGCCGGTTGAGCCAGCGCCGCCGCCAGGCCCCCGCTTCGAAAAGCCCGTGCAGGTAGGCGCCGGCCACCAGCCCGCCCCGATCGCCGACGGGCAGCCACCAGCCAAGGCCTGTGCTTGCGGCCAGGGGCCTCGGCTGATCCGGGGCACCATCGAGCGGCTCGGTTTGCCCCCGGTGCAGCTCGAACCCCTCCAGCTCCAGGGGCGCCCCCGGCGGCCAGAGGGCCGCTCCGCGCTGCTGACGCAGGGTCTTGGTGGCGCCGAAACGCGTGCGCAGCGGCAGCAGATCCAGGCCCGCCACCGCCCCTGGGCCCGCCGCTCCCCCCTCGAGGTCATCGGGGTCGAGCAGTTCACTGCCGAGCATCTGCATCCCGCCGCAGAGGCCGAACACGTGGCCCCCTTCGGCCAGGTAAGCCTTCAGCTGAGCGCCCAGGCCCGCAGCCTTGAGTGCTTCGAGATCCCGCAGGGTCTGCTTGCTGCCGATCAGCAGCACCGCGTCGGGGCGGCCCAGGGGATCGCCAGGGCGGATCCAGCGCAACCGCAGCGACGGCTCGGCCTCGAGGGGATCGAGATCGGAGAAGTTGCTGATCGAGGGCAGCCTCAGCACGGCGATCTCCAGCTCCGCCTCCGGTTTGCGCGCCCGCCGCTCCAGCAGATCGAGGGAGTCTTCTGGTGGGAACAGTTCGTCGAGCCAGGGCATCACCCCCAGCACCGGCAGGCCCGTTTCCCGCTCCAGCCAGCGGCGGCCGTCTTCGAACAGGCTGCTGCGGCCCCGGAAGCGGTTGATCAGCAGGCCCTTGATCAAGGGGCGCTCCACCGGGCGCAGCAGGGCCAGGGTGCCGACGATCTGAGCGAACACCCCGCCGCGTTCGATGTCGGCCACCAGCAGGCAACGCGCCCGCAGGAACTGGGCCAGGCGCAGGTTGGTGAGATCCCTGGGCTGCAGGTTCACCTCCACCGGGCTGCCGGCCCCCTCCAGCACCAGCCGGCCGCCGGGGTGGGCGGCGCGCAGCTGATCGAGGCCCGCTCGGATGGCGTCCCAGCCGGGCCTGAACCAGTCGCGGTAGTAGTCCTCGGCGCGGGTCACCCCCACGGAGCGCCCCAGGTGGATCACCTCGCTGGTGCTGTCGCCCTGGGGCTTGAGCAGCACCGGGTTCATCGCCACCTGGGGCTCCAGCCCGGCGGCCCAGGCCTGCAGGGCCTGGGAGTAGGCCATCTCGCCGCCGCCCTGATCCACCCAGGCGTTGAGGCTCATGTTCTGTCCCTTGAAGGGCAGGGGGGTTTCGCCCCGACGCCGCAGCACCCGGCAGAGGGCCGCGGTCATCAGCGATTTGCCGGCGCCGCTGCTGGTGCCCAGCACCATCAGTGGTGTGGTACCGATGGCGGGGGAGTTCGTCGTGGCAGGACTCACAGGGGCCAGTGGCGCCTCAGGGCGTCGCGCAGCCGGGCCAGGGGTCCGGCGCTGGGGATTTCTCCGGGCCATTGACGCAGCAACTGCCGGCCCATGGGGGTGAGCCGCACCCGGTCGGTGAGGCCCTGGCCATCCACCTCCCAGCGGATCAGCCCCAGGCGGATCAGCCAGGCCAGATGCTGCTCCGCCTGGCGACGGCTCAGAGGCCGCTGGAGCCAGTGCGGCACCGCCTCCTGGGCGCTGAGATCCTCGGCGCTTACGCCCCCTTCCGCCAGCCGCTCATAGAGGGCCCGCCGGAAGGGCAGGCAGCCCATGGCCCGCCAGGCCCGTGCCCGGGAGCGCCCATCGCCATCGATCAACTCAGGGAGGGGGGCCGCCGTGGGCGGATCGGCTGGCGTGGGGATCTGGCTCAAGCGCGGGAACCGGGAGGGGCCGGCCAACTGCTGCCATTCTCAGGTCCACCCCTGCCCCACCGCTGGCGATGTTGCTGCTGGCCTCCGCCTCCCCCGCCCGCCGCCGCCTGCTGGAGCAGGCCGCCATCCCCCACCGTGTGCGGGTGAGCGGTATCGATGAGGAGGCCATCCAAGCGGCCGAACCGGCCCAACTCGTGCAGTTGTTGGCGCGGGCCAAGGCGGAAGCGGTGGCGGCGCTGGAGGTGGGGTTGGCTGGGGAGGCAGGGCGGCTTCCGGTGCTGGGCTGCGATTCGGTGCTGGAGTTCGAGGGTGAGGTGTTCGGCAAGCCCCGCGACGCCGCCGACGCGGAAGCCCGCTGGAGCCGTATGGCCGGCCACTGGGGGGAGCTGCACACGGGGCACTGCCTGCTCCGGCCTGACCTGCTGCGACCTGAGCTGCTGCGTCCCGGCCCGGCCCCGCTGCTGGCCACGGTGACCACCCGGGTGCTGTTCGCCCCGCTGGGGGCAGACGAGATCAGCGCCTACGTGGCCACGGGCGAACCGCTGAACTGCGCCGGTGGCTTTGCGCTCGAGGGCCGCGGTGGACTGCACGTGGAGCGGATCGAGGGCTGCTTCAGCAACGTGATCGGCCTGAGCCTGCCGCTGCTGCGGCGCTGGCTTCTGGCCGAGGGGTCTTGACCCGCGCCGCCCGAGGCGCCTGCTGGGGCCACAACCGTGATCTTCGGAACTCGACGTTTCGCCATAAAAAACCCCCGACAAGGCGGGGGTGAAGGGGCTTCATGGAGCCTGGGTGCCGAACCTAGTCGAGGTCGGGCATAGCAAGAGTGGGCTCGGCCTGACGGTCGATGCCTTTTTCGAAACCGGCAGCGGCGGCGCGGGCGCGGCCGGCATGCCAGAGGTGACCCACAAGGAAGAAGAAGGCAAGGATGAACTGCGTGGCAGCCAGCCATTGGCGGATGTTCACGAAGTTCACTGAGTTGGGCTCAGTGATCACCCCACCCACGGAGTTGATCGAGGCGTTGGGCGCGTGGGTCATGTATTCAGCGGCCCGGCGCACTTGCCAGGGCTGAATGTCGTTCTGGAGCTTGTCGAGGCTCAGACCGTTGGGACCGCGCAGGGGCTCCAGCCAGGGGCCTCGGAAATCCCAGAAGCGCATGGTTTCACCACCGAAGATGATCTCACCGGTGGGAGAGCGCATCAGGTACTTGCCCAGACCCGTGGGGCCCATGGCGGAACCGATGTTGGCCCCCAGGCGCTGGTCACGCACAAGGAAGGTGAAGCTCTGGGCCTGGGAGGACTCGGCATTGGTGGGGCCGTAGAACTCC
The DNA window shown above is from Cyanobium sp. ATX 6F1 and carries:
- the mnmA gene encoding tRNA 2-thiouridine(34) synthase MnmA, with translation MPSVFSSPAATRAGAEALARLAAWPGEQRVAVGLSGGVDSSLTAALLVQAGWQVEGLTLWLMSGKGACCAEGLVDAAGICEQLGVPHHVVDSRERFREQIVDFLVAGYGEGVTPLPCSRCNREVKFAPMLGWARAELGIGRLATGHYARTRPAEQAANGRTQLLRGLDAHKDQSYFLYGLSQEVLAALVFPLGELTKADTRAEAERYGLRTAAKPESQDLCLADHHGSMKAFLDAYLPPRPGEIVLADGTVLGSHDGIEHFTIGQRKGLGVAWSQPLHVVRLDGALNRVVVAPRAEAARSSCQLDELNWVSIEAPGKPLEVEVQVRYRSAPEPARLTPGGEGRWTLEFSEPQFSITPGQAAVFYEGECLLGGGLIQR
- a CDS encoding 2Fe-2S iron-sulfur cluster-binding protein; this encodes MMQLCCAAPTAMGEKATIEVTWPGGVRGPVQVGRDWLPAAAEAGLNIPTGCLAGSCGACEIEVNGRVVRACIATVPSARSGRLQVALAADPHW
- a CDS encoding cobyric acid synthase, whose product is MVLGTSSGAGKSLMTAALCRVLRRRGETPLPFKGQNMSLNAWVDQGGGEMAYSQALQAWAAGLEPQVAMNPVLLKPQGDSTSEVIHLGRSVGVTRAEDYYRDWFRPGWDAIRAGLDQLRAAHPGGRLVLEGAGSPVEVNLQPRDLTNLRLAQFLRARCLLVADIERGGVFAQIVGTLALLRPVERPLIKGLLINRFRGRSSLFEDGRRWLERETGLPVLGVMPWLDELFPPEDSLDLLERRARKPEAELEIAVLRLPSISNFSDLDPLEAEPSLRLRWIRPGDPLGRPDAVLLIGSKQTLRDLEALKAAGLGAQLKAYLAEGGHVFGLCGGMQMLGSELLDPDDLEGGAAGPGAVAGLDLLPLRTRFGATKTLRQQRGAALWPPGAPLELEGFELHRGQTEPLDGAPDQPRPLAASTGLGWWLPVGDRGGLVAGAYLHGLFEAGAWRRRWLNRLRERRGLPPLSERQPHHGRQLEALLDRLADAFEAHVDLGPLLGPP
- a CDS encoding Npun_F0494 family protein — protein: MAGPSRFPRLSQIPTPADPPTAAPLPELIDGDGRSRARAWRAMGCLPFRRALYERLAEGGVSAEDLSAQEAVPHWLQRPLSRRQAEQHLAWLIRLGLIRWEVDGQGLTDRVRLTPMGRQLLRQWPGEIPSAGPLARLRDALRRHWPL
- a CDS encoding Maf family protein → MLLLASASPARRRLLEQAAIPHRVRVSGIDEEAIQAAEPAQLVQLLARAKAEAVAALEVGLAGEAGRLPVLGCDSVLEFEGEVFGKPRDAADAEARWSRMAGHWGELHTGHCLLRPDLLRPELLRPGPAPLLATVTTRVLFAPLGADEISAYVATGEPLNCAGGFALEGRGGLHVERIEGCFSNVIGLSLPLLRRWLLAEGS